In Arachis hypogaea cultivar Tifrunner chromosome 7, arahy.Tifrunner.gnm2.J5K5, whole genome shotgun sequence, the genomic window AATTTTTGACCCCGACAGACTCAAGTGATGATGGAGGAAATGGGTTTGATTGGCCTCAATTTAATCTGAGTGCAGAATTTGGGGAGGTCCAATTTCAGCTGAACATAGAGTTTGAGTCACTTGAACAATTTAAGCAGGCTCTAAAGGACTTTACCATATCAGAGGGTAGAAGAATATTTTACATGAAGAATGATAAGAGAAGGGTTAGAGCTGCTTGTATACATAGAGGCTTCATGCCTGGAAAAGAAGTGCAAAAAGCCAAGGCAAAGGCAAGAAAAGCagataaggaaaaggcaaagttACAGGCTACTAAAGAAGCTAATGAAAGCGAGAAAGCTAAAGGGGTGGTGGAAACGAATGAGGCTCTTCCTGAAGGTGAGAAAAACAATGAGGGACATACTACCAATGAGGTAGAAGCACAAGCTAATGCAGCAAAAAATGCAAAATGTGGAAATGAAGGTGAGAAAAATGGTGAAACAGAGAAGCATGACTGTCCCTGACTTATATACTGTGCAAAAAACTCACGATCAGGTGGATACCAAATAAAGACCTACAATCTAACTCACACCTGTGGAAGAGAGTTTGGCAGCAATATGGCAGATCAACATTGGGTAGCAAGGAAGCTAGAAAAGAGATTGTTGAGTCAGCCACGGTTGACATATGCAGAGGCATGGGATCACATGAAGGTTGATTACAATGTGATACTCAGTGATAAAATGCTGTACAGAGGACTTCGGATGGCCAGGAAAAAGTATGTTGGTAACGAGAAGGCACAATATGGCAAGCTGCGTGACTATTTGAACGAGATACACCGGTATGAGGTTATTTTATTTCAAAGACTAACATTAGAATATTGTTAGTGAATTgataaagaataatatttttttacattttatgTTAATTCTTGTTTGACAAAAATAACTTGCTGTGATATGAAATACATTAGAATATTGTTAGTGATCTTAGTGAATTCTGGTGTAATTCTGGTTTATATAGGAGCAATGAAGGTTCATCTGCACTGTTGGCAGTGGAGCCTATATCTCAATCTCCTCCATTATTTGataaattgtatattttcttAAACGCCTGTAAAAGGGGGTTCAAGGCTAGATGTCGCCCCTTGATAGGTTTAGATGGATGCTTTCTGAAGGGTTTTTATGGGGGACAATTATTGTCAGCTGTAGGACAAGACGCGAACAATCATTTTTATGTGATTGCGTATGCAGTAGTTGAGAGTGAGACGAAGGCAAATTGGAAATGGTTTCTACAGTTGTTACAAGATGATCTTGGACAATGCACTGCCGATGGTTGGAACTTCATCAGCGATCAACAGAAGGTATCCTTGAATATGTCTTAGTGTTCGTTATGTTAACTAACTATGCATTGTATTCTTCATGGTTTAATGACTGTTAGCTATGTTTTTTGTTATCATAACAAGCATTTTAATGCATATTATTTTCTGGTCTGTTGGAACTGTAATGCAGGGTCTTCTGCCAACACTGAAGGAGGTTATGCCTAACGCCCATCACAGAAAACTGCGTTAGGCACATTTGGAAGAATTTCACAAACAAATACAAGGATACACAACTTAAGAATGTGGTCCGGGCTTGTGCCAAAAGTTCAACCGTTGCAGAGTTTAATGATAATATGCAAAGGCTGAAGAGAATGAATGAGGACGCGTGGGCTTACCTTGCAAAATTGGATCCAGGATGCTGGACTAAGTCAAAATTCAGCCACTACCCTAAACTGGACAATATCACCAATAACATGACAGAGGTGTGGAATGCCAAAATAGTATACTATAGGGGAAAACCTATACTCACAATGCTAGAGGAGCTCAAATGTTACATTATGCGAAGGATGGCACAACACAAAAAGGCCCTAAGCATGTACACTAGTATAGTTGCTCCTGTACAACAAAAAAGGATGGAAGCCATTATGAAGGACACCAAGCACTGGACTTCTCAATGGACTGGCCACAATGCTAGACAGGTATTTGAGGTGCAAATGCACAATAAGAAGCTGGGGGTGCACTTAGGTAATAGCACATGTACATGTAACATGTGGCAACTTATAGGTATAACACTCCAACTTATGCATTTTTAGTTAATATTCTTACAAACTGTATATCTAATTGTTGTTTACAATCACTTATAGGAATTTCATGTGTGCATGCCATGGCTGCTATTGCTAAGAGGGGAGACAGAGCAGACACATATGTGCACAAGTGGCTGAAGATGGATGCCTTCAGAGCAACATATGGTCATTCCATTAGCCCCGTCAACAGTAAAGAGTATTGGGAGAAGTCTGGAGAAATAAGCTCAATCCCTCCCAAGATTAAGAGGCCAATAGGGCGTCCAGTAAAGAGAAGGAGACGAGATCCAGTAGAAGACAGAACAGAGGGTAATAAGGCAAAAAAGACCTTCCAAGTCACATGCGGAAAATGTGGAGAGACTGGCCACAATGCTAAGACCTGCAAGGAAGCTCCTAAGGCTGGAACTAATCCTAAAGGAAAGGTCAAaggaaaatccaagaaaaactcAACTGCAACACAAGAAGAGGTTCAACTTTCTCAATCGGCACCAGTAGCTGAGGTATACATGAATGATACTTACATTCTTCTGCTAAATGTGTTACATTGTGTAGCTTGATATGTGTGATAACATGCTTAGGATTTAGGTTTTTGACATGAATTAGTTGTTGTGTTATAGACACCAACTTGACATATAAATTAGTAATTAGGGACCTGCTTGACTTATAGTAGCATTTCTAAAGGACCTATTTGACTTATAAAATACATCGTCAAGGGTTTAATTGTCTTAATAAATTTGCTTACTTATGAGGTTACCCAGCCTGGGGTACCAACAAATCATACTGTACCAGACATAGGAATGAATGTGAATGCTGCAACTGTAAGTATGCTTCATAATATGTTTCACTATTAATTCCTAAACATTACTTACTAATATCTTATTTTAGAATACTCATAATTTTTTACAATTCAATCAGAGAAGACAAACTCAGCCTCAGCAGCCTAGTAGACGTTCAAAGCAGACAATAATTAGCTTCAAGTTAGCATCATTATCAACTTCTaatattcatttaactaaaatgaGCCATTCAAATACAATATTTTTTCAACAAAGATACAATGCCAATTGCTTAAATAACCACCACATAAATACAAAACATAATCACAACTACAAGTGCACCTATTATTACACTACTAAACAAGCTTAGAACACTGTCCTTCTTGAGTTTCGAACTATCTTCATTCCTCTTTATTAATATCTCCTCCAATTGTTTCACTCTCTCCTCCTAGCAATAATCTAAACCTGCACCAAATTCTGCACCCATGCATGTCTCCACAGAGGCCAATCTACGCCTTTCAACTATATCATCCACCAAATACCCAAAGATCTCATCAAACCAtacaaaaaaatcacaatatcCTTGCTTTTCCTGCAATTAGAATAACAGAACATAAATCATCACATTAGTCTTAGTCCCCAATTATCAAAACTACAGCACCACAAAAATCCACCACTCTAAAGTACCTTAAAGTGAGGACAGCCAAAGAACAGCCTATTCAGGTTTTCTGCTGTGCGAGACCTGGATATTATGGCATATGTCCTATACTTACACTTAGGATGTTCTCCTCTTCTAATTCGCCCCCTTTGGACGCCAGTCGAACCGCTGTCAACATTGAATACATCATCCATAGTTCTCCGACCGCGTCTCCGACTTGCAACTGACATGCTGCCTCTACTCGTCATCATCTTCTTCGAAGCCAAAAACTCTCTCTCACATACTAACATACATGGGTTGGAGGCACAGGGGGTAAAAAGTGAAGACCTAATTTCATGTTCATCCCCTTTAAAACAGCGATGTCTTGTCCATATTCAAATGCTGCGTTTTAACACATTCATTTCATAAAGCTTGGTCGTTTTGGTCACGTGTACAGGGACCAACGTGTCCTGGAAGCCTTTAACCTGACACGTCACACTCATCACCTCTACGTAGGAGAGAGAGTGTTCAGTTAACCGGCTAAACCTGGAGCAGGGACGTATATggcatatatttaataattttgggGACTGAGGACTTAGTTAATTTTCTTGGGGGACAAATCTGTCGTACGGCCAATTCCTTGGGGACCTATTTGGGGGaattactcttttttatttttttttattttatatttttttgttataaataatttagtctaaaattttaaaatttaagtaaaaaggacgattttaaacaTTGGTTTTAAGCTTTAGAGACGATTTTGTATACAAGAAAAAgttggggacgaaaaaaattttcaacctatATCTTAAAgactaaaatcgtacttaaccttttttaaattagaattaggtttttcaatatatatatatatatatatatatatatatattatgtaaaatcactaaaaaatctacattaaaaataaattattaaagatatttaaataaatttaataattcgaGAATCCCGCACCTATTTCGAATGACTATTATTATGGTGGCTATGATGTCTAGACAACTTTAACAACACTTAAAAGTGTTGCTAAATTTTAGGTGATATTCTTTAATATTTTAGCAAttgagttttatttttattttttaaattaaaatgtttttgaatattaaaaatattatttcagtTTTAGTAACACTTTTTAAGTATTGCTAAAGTTACATAACCATCGTAGTCATTATGATGATAGCAACCATAAATATGAATGAGGCATCAGCATGGCCATAATAAGGATGTCTCAATGAAATTTCTGATAATGATATTAGCTGATATATCATACATTGAAAGCAAATAATGTTTAAAGAAAAAGTATTTTTGAGGCATGGAATATTGGATACTCATATATACTATATATTTCGATATTATTGTGAACAGGGTACAGTAAGATTGCAATAGAGCAGCAAAGGATGAAATATAAGAAAGTTTTGGAAGATTATTAATCGTTCTATGCATGCATTATCCATGTAATACAACAAATAATGTTAGCCTTATATATGAAATAAAGTGTATGGATCTTACATAAACGATTCAAAGATCAATAATCTCTATGTTGACCAATAATATTTAATCGTTCCATGCAAGAATTTTATCCATCTTTCCAAGAAGGTTATATTGGTTGCAGGTTGCAACTTACAATGACTATACGAGAGAAATAATTATTAAAACTGATTCTTCGCTTACCAAATGCACAATATGCATAGATGGTTGATTTAaaggaggatatatatatatatatatatataaacaaacaaaaaacaaactGAATTACAATTATATGGCTTATACGCCGTTACAATAAAAGAGAGTGAATTAGTTTAGTATAGTGGCTTTGCTATTCAAATGAGATAAGGAAATGAAGTGAGAAATGAATTATTACCGTGTAAAAGggtgacaaaaattaaaaattaacgtATGGAACTCAGAAATTGAAGGGAAAGAAGTAGAGTTGTCAAATGGACGAACCCTAGAATTTGAGTAAATTTATTATGAGTGGcgagttaaaattaaaaaatagctgACTCTTTTTTAAACAAACCAATAAATACTCATTCAAGAAGTTTGTGTTTGAGAGAACACTGCACACTGGATTTCCTATAAGACTGAAATTCAAGAAgagattaaatatttataattgttaATCAACTTCCTAAACCATGCAAATGTTTTCTAACCAGATAATTGCATCAATGTATTTTTGTATTGCGAACGGAGTATTACTGAGGAAATCTGGTTGTCTTGAAGATCAACAAGCTGCAATGGACAAATGTTGCCACCTAAGTCTAATGTATTGTTCAATGCATTGTTCCTCAGTTTCCTGCAATGCAAATAACATCAATttttatataacataataagGGTAGGTTCAAAACAAGGATCTTATCTTAGGAACTTACACTTGCTGAATTTGAGGAATGCTGAAGAGCTTTGATGGAAGAGGACCTTCCAAGGATCCAAACTCCATAAATTATAGATAACTATAATACATGAGTTTCCCTTGGTATCTACTTATGCTATACTCATTTCTTTTTGCCTTAAAatactttttacttgtttattattGTAGTTAATAATCAAGAATTAGGAGGGGATGCCATATAACCCATATTTAAATGGGACTTTCATAATTCCTTAACAAGGATTAATTACGACATATGAATGAGCTTATATTATGATCATTATATTAATTAAACACATAAAGAATACACAGTACTCGAAGACAAATATTTGTTAATACATTCTGACGACGTATTGTATGTGTTTCAAAAGGGGACCATGATGCATGGACAACTAATAATAAGTAAAAACGATCTCTCTTAAATGAGGCAAAATAGAAATTTCAACTACAATAACCCATCAAACAAATATGCCACTAAAATACAACTTCCAGCGAAGTATACAAAgactttatattatattatatatttatatatctatacaagcctatgaaaatgcaaaACGTGCATCATATGAACCTTGAAGCCAGAATGATGATCGAGATGAGTAAATATTCTTAAACATAATTGTCTCTTAAGTAAGTACAGTAAGGTACTAATAAGTCACTtacctcttcttttcttttgaatgTATCTGTGTTTTTAGATATAAATCCC contains:
- the LOC114924249 gene encoding uncharacterized protein, yielding MQRLKRMNEDAWAYLAKLDPGCWTKSKFSHYPKLDNITNNMTEVWNAKIVYYRGKPILTMLEELKCYIMRRMAQHKKALSMYTSIVAPVQQKRMEAIMKDTKHWTSQWTGHNARQVFEVQMHNKKLGVHLGISCVHAMAAIAKRGDRADTYVHKWLKMDAFRATYGHSISPVNSKEYWEKSGEISSIPPKIKRPIGRPVKRRRRDPVEDRTEGNKAKKTFQVTCGKCGETGHNAKTCKEAPKAGTNPKGKVKGKSKKNSTATQEEVQLSQSAPVAELDMCDNMLRI